In one window of Oscillatoria sp. FACHB-1407 DNA:
- a CDS encoding GNAT family N-acetyltransferase — protein MTMQIQRYAPAALDHRATFIERHTLLHHRITIRPVAIADVPAMQDVIRRSFLVGYGRFVPWKAVQHWVATDMGGQMVAQEWESFTVAEVAGHIVGLVQLKENFVHELWVDPSYQRHGVGKALLEHAEMVSLQAGYLATKASVFAENLNALKFYLSQNWEPVGVPEPLELVPGVVLHVQKLVKF, from the coding sequence ATGACAATGCAGATCCAACGCTATGCCCCTGCGGCTCTTGATCACAGAGCAACCTTTATCGAACGTCACACGTTGTTGCATCACAGAATCACCATTCGCCCAGTCGCGATCGCAGATGTGCCCGCAATGCAGGATGTCATTCGGCGATCGTTTCTCGTGGGATATGGACGATTTGTGCCCTGGAAGGCGGTTCAACACTGGGTCGCAACCGACATGGGCGGGCAGATGGTCGCTCAAGAATGGGAGTCGTTTACCGTAGCGGAGGTGGCAGGTCACATTGTCGGTCTGGTGCAACTCAAAGAAAATTTTGTGCATGAGCTGTGGGTTGACCCAAGCTACCAGCGACACGGTGTTGGCAAGGCACTGTTAGAACATGCGGAAATGGTGTCATTGCAAGCAGGCTATCTTGCTACTAAAGCCTCTGTCTTTGCAGAAAACCTGAATGCGCTGAAATTTTATCTCTCCCAAAACTGGGAGCCTGTCGGCGTACCAGAGCCTTTGGAGCTAGTACCGGGTGTGGTGCTGCATGTGCAAAAGTTGGTCAAGTTTTAA
- a CDS encoding M48 family metallopeptidase, whose translation MNGSGNSLGRFVWVRTLLSVMPLSVLLFASPALAEVVETTVQDTPVTTSETESVEGISAISASEVAGEAQITTLDLTVESLGNSSPSGIIALPEIEAIATVQVPEATTLDPSTVEVSPSDLKADAPSDQAPISDDASAPTGDVPETTAPTTEPTAEPTAKPDEASPDDAPLTDRPTDLDPNQRQQLLIEGDRLWLQGRREDAEFLYRKAKNPFQSVSVSDRPDPIYDPEQLSPAARVYWREAEAGRGTNLVTRVMVPLELLTEQYPQFIPGNILYAEVLVEQEQPDEALRVLERAATLYPNEPALIRARVAALAEQEQHLEASIAARQYALLNADAPDAPEFTQLADENLQAFQSRMRRRITGNAIANVLTGALSYALTGGFLGPLSAIQTSVVLLRGESAVGEGAAERISQRLEMVEDEEVVTYVNELGQRLARVSGRNDFEYRFYVVQDDELNAFALPGGKIFINAGAILEANSEAELAGLISHELAHAVLSHGFQLMTQGSATANLLDIVPYGGIVTDLAVLSYSRDMERQADALGTRMLASAGFAADGLRNLMVTLEEQEEGSPPFEWLSTHPDTGDRVRAMELQIEQNGYNRYAYEGVERHLAIQERVQSLMQRSEEMQNLEEADEK comes from the coding sequence ATGAATGGTTCAGGGAATAGTTTAGGTCGGTTTGTGTGGGTTCGTACCCTGTTGTCAGTCATGCCCCTCAGTGTATTGCTGTTTGCATCGCCTGCTCTGGCTGAAGTGGTTGAAACGACGGTTCAAGATACGCCTGTTACGACTTCAGAAACAGAGTCAGTCGAGGGAATTTCGGCAATTTCAGCTTCAGAAGTTGCTGGAGAAGCGCAAATCACGACGCTTGATCTTACCGTTGAGAGCCTGGGAAATAGTTCCCCCTCTGGGATTATTGCTCTTCCTGAGATTGAAGCGATTGCCACCGTTCAGGTTCCCGAAGCGACGACTCTAGATCCCTCAACTGTTGAAGTGTCACCGTCTGACTTAAAAGCCGATGCCCCGTCCGATCAAGCTCCTATCTCGGATGACGCATCTGCACCGACAGGCGACGTTCCAGAGACGACGGCTCCCACAACTGAACCCACGGCTGAACCCACAGCTAAGCCCGATGAAGCTAGCCCAGATGATGCACCGTTAACCGATCGCCCAACGGATCTAGACCCTAACCAGCGACAGCAACTTTTGATTGAAGGCGATCGCTTGTGGCTTCAGGGGCGACGCGAAGACGCAGAATTTCTTTATCGCAAGGCAAAGAACCCCTTTCAATCCGTCTCGGTGAGCGATCGCCCCGACCCAATCTATGATCCTGAGCAACTTTCTCCCGCCGCACGGGTTTATTGGCGGGAGGCAGAAGCTGGACGCGGTACAAATCTGGTGACTCGTGTAATGGTGCCGTTGGAGTTGTTGACGGAGCAATATCCCCAATTCATTCCCGGCAATATCCTCTATGCGGAAGTGCTGGTCGAGCAGGAACAGCCCGACGAGGCGTTGCGGGTTTTGGAGCGGGCAGCCACACTCTACCCGAATGAACCAGCGTTGATTCGAGCTAGAGTCGCTGCTCTGGCAGAGCAGGAGCAGCACTTAGAAGCCTCGATCGCGGCTCGCCAGTATGCTTTGTTGAATGCTGATGCACCGGATGCGCCTGAATTCACCCAGTTAGCCGATGAGAATTTACAAGCATTTCAATCGCGGATGCGTCGTCGTATTACGGGTAATGCGATCGCCAACGTGCTCACGGGTGCTCTCAGCTATGCTCTCACAGGAGGATTTTTGGGTCCCCTGTCTGCCATTCAAACCAGTGTTGTGCTCCTGCGGGGCGAGTCAGCAGTCGGAGAAGGAGCCGCAGAGCGTATTTCTCAACGACTTGAGATGGTCGAAGATGAAGAAGTCGTAACCTATGTCAACGAATTGGGGCAACGACTGGCAAGGGTTTCTGGTCGCAATGACTTTGAGTACCGCTTTTATGTGGTACAGGATGACGAGTTGAATGCCTTTGCCTTGCCGGGAGGCAAGATTTTTATCAATGCGGGAGCCATTCTGGAGGCAAATTCGGAGGCAGAGCTTGCCGGATTGATCTCTCATGAGTTGGCTCATGCCGTTCTGTCCCACGGATTTCAACTCATGACGCAAGGCAGCGCAACGGCCAATTTGCTCGATATTGTGCCCTACGGTGGCATCGTGACTGACTTAGCTGTGCTCAGCTATAGCCGCGATATGGAACGTCAGGCGGATGCCTTGGGCACTCGAATGTTAGCCAGTGCTGGCTTTGCTGCTGATGGACTCCGCAACTTGATGGTGACGTTGGAAGAGCAGGAAGAAGGCTCCCCACCATTTGAATGGCTCTCGACTCACCCTGACACGGGCGATCGCGTCCGCGCAATGGAACTGCAAATCGAGCAAAACGGCTACAACCGCTACGCTTATGAGGGGGTAGAGCGGCATTTAGCCATTCAGGAGCGGGTGCAATCGTTGATGCAGCGATCTGAAGAGATGCAGAATCTAGAGGAAGCGGACGAGAAATGA
- the pstB gene encoding phosphate ABC transporter ATP-binding protein PstB, giving the protein MQANTSAPATTGVAFHVSGANYFYGSNLAVRDVTMDIPEKKITAFIGPSGCGKSTVLRCFNRLNDLIPGARVEGTITYHGVNLYDKRVDPTELRRRIGMVFQKPNPFPKSIYENIAFGARINGYKGDMDELVERSLRGSALWDEVKDKLKESGLSISGGQQQRLCIARAIAIEPEVLLMDEPCSALDPISTLRIEDLMHELKQRFTIVIVTHNMQQASRVSDMTAFYNAEATEKGGKMGYLVEYAPTQVIFNNPSQVATQDYVSGRFG; this is encoded by the coding sequence ATGCAAGCCAACACTTCCGCGCCCGCAACGACAGGGGTCGCCTTTCACGTTTCAGGTGCGAACTACTTTTACGGTTCTAACCTGGCAGTTCGGGATGTGACGATGGACATTCCTGAAAAGAAAATTACTGCTTTTATTGGACCTTCTGGTTGCGGTAAGAGTACTGTTCTCCGTTGCTTCAACCGTCTCAATGACCTGATTCCCGGTGCTCGTGTTGAAGGCACGATCACCTATCACGGTGTAAATCTGTACGACAAACGAGTTGACCCGACTGAGTTGCGTCGCCGCATCGGGATGGTGTTTCAAAAGCCCAACCCTTTCCCTAAGTCCATCTATGAAAACATCGCATTTGGTGCCCGGATTAACGGCTACAAAGGCGACATGGACGAGTTAGTCGAGCGATCGCTGCGGGGTTCGGCTCTGTGGGATGAAGTTAAAGACAAACTCAAAGAGAGCGGTTTGTCAATCTCTGGAGGTCAACAACAGCGGTTGTGCATTGCTAGAGCGATCGCCATTGAGCCTGAAGTGCTGTTGATGGACGAACCCTGTTCTGCTCTTGACCCCATCTCAACCCTGCGAATTGAAGACTTGATGCATGAGTTGAAGCAGCGATTCACCATCGTGATCGTGACTCACAACATGCAACAAGCTTCTCGCGTGTCAGACATGACTGCTTTTTACAACGCTGAAGCCACTGAGAAAGGCGGAAAGATGGGTTATCTGGTGGAGTACGCACCAACTCAAGTCATCTTCAACAACCCTTCTCAAGTTGCCACTCAGGACTATGTCAGCGGACGTTTCGGTTAA
- a CDS encoding EAL domain-containing protein, with the protein MSQLLHVLIVEHSVDDAARLAQKLKQNGYSPVVKQVDTAEAMLAALEQHPWQMIIANSQLPNFSAATARKLLQERGITIPFLVVSDNPSEDTNVSKVSANAPNDASDTVSVPQTVNMEADYTAHVDGLFKESAIEVPLMQRLQEREANLSAVIENTEDAVWSIDLHYKVVVFNAVFKRQFQAAYGVELQPNLNLVECLPVELQPTWIGYYDRALRGERFVVELHYDLPNLPSDIEVSFSPIVTADQSITGVAVFGRNISDRKRAEAAMQVAKDQFQAVLDAVPGCVSWFSSDLEYLGINRYLAATFKVRPEDFIGKKLGFMESSPGFAEFVREFIVSPVKESSVEIAARVDGSDRSYLVVAQKYAHDQAAVFVGIDITDRRKFEEALRESQERYALAVQGANDGLWDWNLRTNEIYFSPRWKEMLGYDDKAIGNTPEEWFNRVHSEELEWLQAQLEAHLEGLTLHFEIEHRMLHKDGTYRWILTRGLAVRDQEQKAYRMAGSQTDITERKRAEEQLLHDALHDGLTGLSNRALFLDRLGQAIEWSKRQPDHQFAVLFLDLDRFKVVNDSLGHVVGDQLLVAIARRLQPCLRAGDTFARLGGDEFTILMEDVRDISDATRLAEQIHRELESPFNLNGQEVFTTVSIGIALSDAGCDRPEDWLRNADTAMYRAKALGRARHEIFNSAMHVKAVALLQMETDLRRAIAATDINSPSQEFQMRYQPIVNLKTGKITGFESLIRWQNPERGWVSPGEFIPVAEDTGLIIPLGQWILSQACHQLNTWHHEFPEKLPLSISVNLSTKQFSQPDLIEQISYILRETHLRQGDLKLNLKLEITESAIMENPDKATAMLKQLKELGVQLMIDDFGTGYSSLSYLQRFPFDVVKIDQSFVGRLGADGESDEIVRAIVMLAHNLGMEIVAEGVETETHMNLLRSLNAEYGQGYFFAKPLTSVEVANLLTQHPHWLVNED; encoded by the coding sequence GTGAGCCAATTGCTGCATGTGCTGATTGTTGAACATTCTGTTGATGATGCGGCACGGCTCGCTCAAAAACTCAAGCAAAACGGTTATAGCCCAGTGGTTAAGCAGGTTGATACGGCTGAAGCAATGCTTGCTGCACTGGAGCAGCACCCCTGGCAGATGATTATTGCTAACTCTCAGCTACCAAACTTCAGTGCCGCGACCGCCCGTAAATTGCTGCAAGAGCGCGGAATTACGATTCCCTTCCTTGTAGTTTCCGACAATCCTAGTGAGGACACCAACGTGTCTAAAGTCTCAGCTAACGCCCCAAATGATGCCTCAGACACAGTGAGTGTTCCTCAAACGGTCAATATGGAGGCTGACTATACGGCTCATGTCGATGGTCTTTTTAAGGAGTCTGCCATCGAAGTGCCTCTAATGCAACGATTGCAAGAGCGGGAAGCCAACCTTTCAGCAGTTATTGAAAACACAGAAGATGCGGTCTGGTCGATCGACCTGCATTACAAAGTGGTTGTCTTTAACGCTGTGTTTAAACGCCAGTTTCAAGCTGCCTATGGCGTTGAACTGCAACCTAACCTGAACCTGGTTGAGTGCTTGCCAGTCGAGTTGCAACCGACGTGGATTGGCTACTACGATCGCGCCCTGCGAGGAGAGCGGTTTGTTGTTGAGCTTCATTATGATCTGCCCAACTTACCCTCTGATATCGAGGTGTCCTTTAGCCCCATTGTCACTGCCGATCAGAGCATTACGGGGGTTGCCGTCTTCGGTCGAAACATCAGCGATCGCAAACGGGCAGAAGCAGCGATGCAGGTTGCCAAAGACCAGTTTCAAGCAGTGTTGGATGCGGTGCCCGGTTGTGTGTCGTGGTTTAGTTCTGATCTGGAATACTTAGGGATCAACCGCTATTTGGCTGCAACCTTTAAGGTGCGCCCAGAGGATTTTATTGGCAAAAAACTTGGCTTTATGGAATCTAGCCCTGGTTTTGCTGAGTTTGTGCGGGAGTTTATTGTCAGTCCGGTCAAGGAAAGCTCCGTTGAAATTGCTGCCAGGGTGGATGGCTCCGATCGCAGCTATCTGGTGGTTGCGCAAAAATATGCCCACGATCAAGCGGCTGTGTTTGTGGGGATCGATATCACCGACCGCCGCAAATTTGAGGAGGCACTACGGGAAAGCCAGGAGCGGTATGCCCTGGCTGTACAGGGGGCAAATGATGGCTTGTGGGACTGGAACCTGAGAACCAACGAAATTTATTTTTCTCCTCGCTGGAAGGAAATGCTGGGCTACGATGATAAGGCGATCGGCAACACCCCAGAAGAGTGGTTTAACCGGGTTCATTCAGAGGAGTTGGAGTGGTTGCAGGCACAGCTAGAAGCACATCTGGAAGGCTTGACCCTGCATTTTGAGATTGAACATCGCATGTTGCACAAAGATGGCACCTATCGCTGGATTCTCACACGGGGTCTGGCGGTGCGTGATCAGGAGCAAAAAGCTTACCGGATGGCGGGATCACAGACCGACATCACAGAACGCAAACGAGCCGAGGAACAGTTGTTGCATGATGCCCTGCACGACGGACTGACTGGCTTGTCGAACCGTGCGCTGTTTTTAGACCGTTTAGGACAGGCGATCGAATGGTCAAAGCGACAACCCGATCACCAGTTTGCAGTCCTGTTCCTCGACCTCGATCGCTTCAAAGTGGTGAATGACAGCCTGGGACATGTCGTTGGGGATCAGTTGCTCGTAGCGATCGCCCGTCGTTTACAACCCTGTTTGCGGGCTGGAGATACCTTTGCACGGCTAGGTGGGGACGAGTTCACGATCCTGATGGAAGACGTCAGAGATATCAGTGACGCGACCCGTCTGGCAGAACAAATTCACCGAGAACTGGAATCACCCTTCAACCTTAACGGGCAAGAAGTCTTTACCACGGTTAGCATCGGCATTGCTTTGAGTGATGCAGGGTGCGATCGCCCCGAAGACTGGTTGCGAAATGCGGATACGGCGATGTATCGTGCGAAGGCGTTGGGACGGGCACGGCACGAGATTTTTAACAGTGCCATGCATGTCAAGGCAGTTGCGCTGTTGCAAATGGAGACTGACCTGCGGCGGGCGATCGCTGCAACTGACATCAACAGTCCCAGTCAAGAATTTCAAATGCGCTATCAGCCCATCGTCAACCTCAAAACGGGCAAGATTACCGGATTTGAATCTTTAATTCGTTGGCAAAACCCTGAACGAGGTTGGGTTTCCCCTGGTGAGTTTATTCCCGTTGCTGAAGATACCGGACTCATCATTCCGTTGGGGCAATGGATTTTGTCCCAAGCCTGCCACCAACTCAACACCTGGCACCACGAGTTTCCTGAAAAGTTGCCCCTATCCATCAGTGTGAATCTGTCAACCAAACAGTTTTCCCAACCTGACCTGATTGAGCAGATCAGCTACATCCTCCGGGAGACGCACCTGCGGCAAGGCGATCTCAAGCTCAACCTCAAGCTAGAGATTACGGAGAGCGCAATCATGGAGAACCCTGATAAAGCCACTGCCATGCTTAAGCAACTGAAAGAGTTGGGAGTGCAACTCATGATTGATGACTTTGGCACTGGATACTCGTCCCTCAGCTATTTGCAACGGTTCCCCTTTGATGTGGTTAAGATTGACCAATCCTTTGTAGGCAGATTGGGAGCCGATGGTGAGAGTGATGAGATTGTCCGGGCGATCGTCATGCTGGCACACAACCTGGGAATGGAGATTGTCGCGGAGGGAGTTGAAACCGAAACGCATATGAACTTGTTGCGATCGCTTAATGCCGAATATGGTCAGGGCTATTTCTTTGCGAAACCGTTAACGAGTGTTGAAGTGGCAAATTTGTTAACCCAACACCCTCATTGGCTAGTGAATGAGGATTAA
- a CDS encoding DUF7219 family protein, with translation MKAPFNDFLYPHSRYHGQINPDNLVFNANLQEFAQRVSFICCLETGGKITPKDAYNQIELLWEKLKQSREQLTTDS, from the coding sequence ATGAAAGCCCCGTTCAATGATTTTCTGTATCCTCACTCTCGCTATCACGGTCAAATCAACCCTGATAATTTGGTGTTTAATGCCAATCTTCAAGAATTTGCTCAACGAGTCAGCTTTATTTGTTGTTTAGAAACAGGTGGCAAAATTACACCCAAGGATGCTTATAACCAAATTGAACTGTTGTGGGAAAAGTTGAAACAAAGCCGTGAACAATTGACAACTGACTCTTAA
- a CDS encoding phytanoyl-CoA dioxygenase family protein: MTEIERYLFDLWGFIVVEDALTLEQVSALNEAIAHQVNQFNASPEQLFIRFNHLLPFGEPFLHLIDNPRVTPYLLELLGDKFRLDHEYAHILRPGCRDTDSVIHGGGTPFDPCQYYHYQSGRMYNGLTAIAYNLTDVLPGEGGFGYIPGSHKSNLSLPKELAYLDLPHPCLQALPVKAGSAIIFTEALTHGTLPWTGQSDRRTLFYKYSPYPSAWYRIYYNPDDYPQLTESQRALLRPPGFYPY; this comes from the coding sequence ATGACCGAAATTGAGCGTTATTTATTTGATCTCTGGGGCTTTATTGTTGTTGAAGATGCATTGACTCTAGAACAAGTCAGTGCGTTGAATGAGGCGATCGCCCATCAAGTTAATCAATTCAACGCTTCACCAGAGCAACTGTTCATTCGGTTTAATCACCTCTTACCCTTTGGAGAACCGTTTCTGCACCTGATTGACAATCCGCGAGTGACTCCCTACTTATTGGAGTTGTTGGGTGACAAGTTTCGTCTGGATCACGAATATGCTCACATTTTGCGTCCGGGGTGTCGGGATACCGATTCAGTCATTCATGGAGGTGGCACTCCCTTTGATCCCTGTCAGTATTACCACTATCAAAGTGGGCGTATGTACAACGGGCTAACTGCGATCGCCTATAACTTGACGGACGTGTTGCCGGGAGAAGGTGGATTTGGTTATATCCCCGGTAGCCACAAAAGTAATCTTTCCTTACCTAAAGAACTGGCTTATCTGGACTTACCCCACCCCTGTTTGCAAGCCTTACCCGTTAAAGCCGGCAGTGCAATCATTTTTACCGAGGCACTGACTCATGGCACCCTACCCTGGACAGGACAGAGCGATCGCCGCACCCTATTCTACAAATACTCGCCCTATCCATCTGCCTGGTATCGGATTTACTACAATCCAGACGATTACCCTCAACTGACAGAGTCCCAACGTGCCCTGCTCAGACCTCCCGGTTTTTATCCTTACTAG
- the pstA gene encoding phosphate ABC transporter permease PstA produces the protein MTTVNPSPLSDSSDQRFSPNLTGRYKVDQIFKIASWVATFIGLIVLAILVLDVLADGISSVSWDFISRFPSRRAENAGILSPLAGTIWLLLITAFFAFPIGVGTGIYLEEFANDSLFARIIEINIGNLAAVPSIIYGLLGLTVFVRLLEPLTGGRSVLAGGMTLALLVLPTIIVATREALRAIPDSLRLAGMALGSTRWQVVREHVLPQAFPGILTGTILALSRAIGETAPLIVVGAQTFVAFTPELSLEGFHSSFSALPIQIFNWVSRPQEEFHSIAAGAIIVLLIVLLIMNSGAIYLRNKFQSTRA, from the coding sequence ATGACAACCGTTAATCCCAGTCCACTATCTGACTCCTCTGATCAACGGTTCAGCCCCAACCTGACGGGTCGATACAAGGTAGATCAGATTTTCAAAATTGCCAGTTGGGTCGCTACGTTTATTGGGCTCATCGTGTTGGCAATTCTCGTCCTTGATGTTCTTGCCGATGGTATTTCCAGCGTGAGTTGGGATTTTATCTCCCGATTTCCATCTCGTCGAGCTGAAAACGCAGGTATTCTCTCCCCGTTGGCGGGTACAATCTGGCTTCTCCTGATCACGGCATTCTTCGCATTTCCTATTGGTGTGGGGACGGGGATTTATCTAGAGGAGTTTGCAAACGACTCATTGTTTGCTCGCATCATTGAGATCAATATTGGTAACCTGGCGGCAGTTCCCTCCATCATTTATGGTTTATTGGGACTGACAGTGTTTGTCCGACTTCTGGAGCCCCTAACAGGTGGACGCAGTGTTTTAGCAGGGGGGATGACCCTCGCATTGCTGGTGTTACCTACTATCATCGTGGCAACTCGTGAAGCGTTGCGAGCGATTCCTGACAGTTTGCGCTTAGCAGGTATGGCACTTGGCTCAACTCGCTGGCAAGTTGTGAGAGAGCACGTTCTGCCTCAGGCATTTCCAGGAATTTTAACAGGTACGATTTTGGCATTGTCACGGGCGATCGGGGAAACAGCTCCTCTCATCGTGGTTGGGGCTCAAACCTTCGTTGCCTTTACGCCTGAGCTATCATTAGAGGGTTTCCATTCGTCCTTTAGTGCGTTGCCAATTCAGATTTTTAACTGGGTATCTCGCCCTCAAGAAGAATTTCATTCGATCGCAGCAGGCGCAATTATTGTGCTGCTGATTGTGCTGCTGATCATGAACTCTGGTGCCATTTATTTGCGAAATAAGTTCCAATCTACTCGCGCTTAA
- a CDS encoding TM2 domain-containing protein, with translation MSIPTMTNVGTSYLLWLLWLFGGAGFHRFYNRKFFTGFLWLFTWGLFGVGQIIDLALIPHMVEENNLKARVRLGLSPTGLPLNQATIEVVVRDRSLTPMTEVATEAQVVLPAKPTQEELMLKLLKAAQARGGRISVTQGVLDTESGFAEVEATLQAMVKTGYVTVCNDPATGIVVYDFVEL, from the coding sequence ATGAGTATTCCAACTATGACCAACGTTGGCACAAGTTACCTCTTATGGTTGCTCTGGTTGTTTGGCGGGGCGGGGTTTCATCGCTTTTATAACCGCAAATTTTTTACAGGTTTCTTGTGGTTGTTCACATGGGGCTTATTTGGAGTCGGGCAGATTATTGACCTGGCGTTGATTCCTCACATGGTTGAAGAAAATAACCTGAAAGCGAGAGTGCGTCTGGGTCTTAGCCCTACTGGTCTGCCACTCAATCAAGCTACGATCGAAGTGGTTGTGCGCGATCGCTCCTTAACTCCCATGACTGAAGTTGCGACTGAAGCGCAAGTCGTTCTCCCTGCAAAACCAACACAAGAAGAGTTGATGTTAAAGCTGCTCAAAGCCGCTCAAGCCAGAGGAGGAAGGATTTCTGTGACTCAGGGCGTGTTAGACACAGAATCTGGATTTGCAGAGGTCGAAGCCACGCTACAAGCCATGGTCAAAACGGGATACGTCACGGTGTGCAACGATCCCGCTACGGGCATTGTGGTGTACGATTTTGTCGAACTGTAG
- the nuoH gene encoding NADH-quinone oxidoreductase subunit NuoH — MNSGIDLQGSFVNLLEQLGAPTGAAKVVWMPLPMVLVIAAATFLALITTWLERKISAAAQQRIGPEFVSPLGVLIPFADVFKLLVKESIIPYNSDPWLFSLAPILVFVPVFLSFLIVPFGQNIVITDIGVGIFLWIALSSIAPIGLLMAGYSSNNKYSLLGGLRAAAQSISYEIPLALAVLAIVMMSNSLSTIDIVNQQSGYGILGWNVWRQPVGFIIFWIAALAEAERLPFDLPEAEEELVAGHQTEYSAVRFMLFYGTSYANLVLSSLLVAVLYLGGWESPIPLGLLADWLNVSESAPWVQLIAGSLGITMTLFKAYVMIFIAVLMRWTVPRVRIDQLLDLGWKFLLPVGLVNLLVTAGLKLAFPGVFGG, encoded by the coding sequence ATGAATTCTGGAATTGATTTGCAAGGTAGTTTCGTGAACCTTCTTGAACAGTTGGGCGCACCAACCGGAGCCGCAAAAGTGGTATGGATGCCGCTACCGATGGTGCTGGTGATTGCAGCAGCAACGTTTTTAGCATTAATCACAACCTGGTTAGAACGGAAAATTTCGGCGGCAGCACAACAGCGCATTGGTCCAGAATTTGTCAGCCCGTTGGGAGTTCTGATTCCGTTTGCGGATGTGTTCAAGCTGCTGGTCAAAGAGAGTATTATTCCCTACAACTCCGATCCCTGGCTATTTTCACTGGCACCGATCCTGGTATTTGTGCCCGTCTTTTTGTCGTTTTTGATTGTGCCATTTGGACAAAACATCGTCATTACCGACATTGGGGTTGGGATATTCCTGTGGATTGCTCTGTCGAGCATCGCGCCGATTGGGTTATTGATGGCGGGATATTCCTCGAATAACAAATATTCCTTGCTGGGTGGATTACGTGCCGCAGCCCAATCAATCAGCTATGAAATTCCGTTGGCATTGGCAGTCTTGGCGATCGTCATGATGTCCAACTCCCTGAGCACGATCGATATCGTCAATCAACAGTCGGGATACGGCATCTTGGGTTGGAATGTCTGGCGGCAGCCCGTGGGCTTCATCATCTTTTGGATTGCAGCCCTGGCAGAAGCGGAACGGTTGCCCTTTGACCTCCCTGAAGCAGAGGAGGAGTTAGTCGCCGGACATCAAACTGAGTATTCCGCTGTACGCTTCATGCTGTTTTACGGTACGTCCTATGCCAACTTAGTGCTGTCCTCTCTCCTCGTGGCGGTGCTCTACTTAGGTGGGTGGGAGTCACCCATTCCCCTTGGTTTATTGGCAGATTGGCTCAATGTCAGTGAGAGTGCTCCCTGGGTGCAGCTAATCGCAGGTAGCTTGGGAATTACCATGACCCTTTTCAAAGCTTATGTGATGATCTTTATCGCAGTTTTGATGCGCTGGACAGTGCCTCGTGTTCGCATTGACCAACTTCTTGACCTGGGTTGGAAGTTTCTGCTTCCAGTGGGTCTAGTTAATTTATTAGTGACAGCTGGTCTTAAATTAGCCTTTCCTGGTGTCTTTGGAGGTTAG